In Streptomyces capitiformicae, one genomic interval encodes:
- the polA gene encoding DNA polymerase I has translation MAETASKKTESTPGGSRPRLMLMDGHSLAYRAFFALPAENFTTATGQPTNAIYGFASMLANTLRDEAPTHFAVAFDVSRKTWRSEEFTEYKANRSKTPDEFKGQVELIGELLDAMHAVRFAVDGYEADDIIATLATQAEAEGFEVLIVTGDRDSFQLVSEHTTVLYPTKGVSELTRFTPEKVFEKYGLTPSQYPDFAALRGDPSDNLPGIPGVGEKTAAKWINQFGSFAELVERVEEVKGKAGQNLRDHLEAVKLNRRLTEMVRTVELPKGVADLERAPYDRKSVAMVLDTLEIRNPSLRERLLAVDPGAEEADAGQPVAAGVEVDGTVLGSGELAPWLTEHGTAPLGVATVDAWALGTGSVAEIALAAADGTAAWFDPTQLDEADENAWAAWLADTARPKVFHNAKGAMRVFAEHGWTIEGITMDTALAAYLVKPGRRSFDLDALSLEYLGRELAPAATADGQLAFGADEGAEADALMVQARAILDLGEAFEARLTEVGAADLLRDVELPTSALLARMERHGIAADRAHMEAMEQMFAGAVQQAVKEAHAAAGHEFNLGSPKQLQEVLFGELALPKTKRTKTGYTTDADALAWLATQTDNELPVIMLRHREQAKLRVTVEGLIKTIAADGRIHTSFSQTVAATGRLSSTDPNLQNVPVRTDEGRAIRRGFVVGEGYESLMTADYSQIELRVMAHLSEDAGLIEAFTSGEDLHTTAAAQVFGVEPAAVDAEMRRKIKAMSYGLAYGLSAFGLSQQLNIDAGEARTLIDAYFERYGGVRDYLRRVVDEARATGYTATLFGRRRYLPDLNSDNRQRREAAERMALNAPIQGTAADIVKIAMLNVGRALDEAGLTSRMLLQVHDEIVLEIAPGERARAEELVRREMANAVHLRAPLDVSVGAGPDWESAAH, from the coding sequence GTGGCAGAGACAGCATCGAAGAAGACCGAAAGCACCCCCGGCGGCAGCCGTCCCCGGCTCATGCTCATGGACGGGCACTCGCTGGCCTACCGCGCGTTCTTCGCGCTGCCCGCGGAGAACTTCACGACCGCGACGGGCCAGCCGACGAACGCGATCTACGGCTTCGCGTCGATGCTGGCGAACACGCTGCGCGACGAGGCGCCCACCCACTTCGCGGTGGCGTTCGACGTCTCTCGCAAGACCTGGCGCTCGGAGGAGTTCACCGAGTACAAGGCGAACCGCTCGAAGACCCCGGACGAGTTCAAGGGCCAGGTCGAGCTGATCGGCGAGCTGCTGGACGCGATGCACGCGGTCCGCTTCGCGGTCGACGGCTACGAGGCGGACGACATCATCGCCACCCTCGCCACCCAGGCCGAGGCCGAGGGCTTCGAGGTCCTCATCGTCACCGGCGACCGCGACTCCTTCCAGCTCGTCAGCGAGCACACCACCGTGCTCTACCCGACGAAGGGCGTCTCGGAGCTGACCCGCTTCACCCCGGAGAAGGTGTTCGAGAAGTACGGCCTCACCCCGTCCCAGTACCCGGACTTCGCGGCCCTGCGCGGTGACCCGTCCGACAACCTGCCCGGCATCCCCGGCGTCGGTGAGAAGACCGCCGCGAAGTGGATCAACCAGTTCGGTTCGTTCGCGGAGCTGGTCGAGCGCGTCGAGGAGGTCAAGGGCAAGGCCGGGCAGAACCTCCGCGACCACCTGGAGGCGGTCAAGCTCAACCGCCGCCTCACGGAAATGGTGCGCACGGTCGAACTCCCCAAGGGTGTCGCCGACCTGGAGCGTGCGCCGTACGACCGCAAGTCCGTCGCGATGGTCCTGGACACCCTGGAGATCCGCAACCCGTCGCTGCGTGAGCGCCTGCTGGCCGTCGACCCGGGGGCCGAGGAGGCCGACGCCGGACAGCCGGTCGCCGCCGGCGTCGAGGTGGACGGCACGGTGCTCGGCTCCGGCGAGCTCGCCCCGTGGCTCACCGAGCACGGCACGGCGCCCCTCGGCGTCGCCACGGTCGACGCCTGGGCGCTGGGTACCGGCTCGGTCGCCGAGATCGCGCTCGCCGCCGCCGACGGAACGGCCGCCTGGTTCGACCCGACCCAGCTCGACGAGGCGGACGAGAACGCGTGGGCCGCCTGGCTCGCCGACACCGCCAGGCCGAAGGTGTTCCACAACGCCAAGGGCGCGATGCGGGTCTTCGCCGAGCACGGCTGGACCATAGAGGGCATCACCATGGACACCGCCCTCGCCGCCTACCTCGTCAAGCCGGGCCGCCGCTCCTTCGACCTGGACGCCCTGTCCCTGGAGTACCTGGGCCGCGAGCTGGCCCCCGCCGCCACCGCCGACGGTCAGCTGGCCTTCGGCGCGGACGAGGGTGCCGAGGCCGACGCGCTGATGGTGCAGGCCCGCGCGATCCTCGACCTGGGCGAGGCCTTCGAGGCCCGCCTGACGGAGGTCGGCGCGGCGGACCTCCTCCGTGACGTGGAGCTGCCCACCTCCGCGCTGCTGGCCCGCATGGAGCGGCACGGCATCGCTGCGGACCGGGCCCATATGGAGGCCATGGAGCAGATGTTCGCGGGCGCCGTGCAGCAGGCGGTGAAGGAGGCGCACGCGGCGGCCGGGCACGAGTTCAACCTGGGCTCGCCCAAGCAGCTTCAGGAGGTCCTCTTCGGCGAGCTGGCCCTGCCGAAGACGAAGCGCACGAAGACCGGATACACCACGGACGCCGACGCCCTGGCCTGGCTCGCCACCCAGACCGACAACGAACTGCCGGTCATCATGCTCCGCCACCGCGAGCAGGCGAAGCTGCGCGTCACCGTCGAGGGCCTGATCAAGACGATCGCCGCGGACGGCCGCATCCACACGAGCTTCAGCCAGACCGTCGCCGCCACCGGCCGTCTGTCGTCCACGGACCCCAACCTCCAGAACGTCCCGGTTCGCACCGACGAGGGCCGCGCCATCCGCCGCGGCTTCGTCGTCGGCGAGGGCTACGAGTCCCTGATGACGGCGGACTACAGCCAGATCGAGCTCCGCGTCATGGCCCACCTCTCCGAGGACGCGGGCCTGATCGAGGCGTTCACCTCGGGCGAGGACCTGCACACCACGGCCGCCGCCCAGGTGTTCGGGGTCGAGCCCGCGGCGGTGGACGCCGAGATGCGACGCAAGATCAAGGCGATGTCGTACGGCCTGGCCTACGGCCTGTCGGCGTTCGGCCTCTCCCAGCAGCTGAACATCGACGCGGGCGAGGCCCGCACCCTGATCGACGCGTACTTCGAGCGCTACGGCGGCGTACGCGACTATCTGCGCCGGGTCGTGGACGAGGCGAGGGCGACGGGCTACACGGCGACGCTCTTCGGTCGCCGCCGCTACCTCCCCGACCTCAACAGCGACAACCGTCAGCGCCGCGAGGCCGCCGAGCGGATGGCCCTGAACGCGCCCATCCAGGGCACGGCCGCCGACATCGTCAAGATCGCCATGCTGAACGTCGGCCGCGCCCTGGACGAAGCCGGCCTCACCTCCCGCATGCTCCTCCAGGTCCATGACGAAATCGTCCTGGAAATCGCCCCCGGCGAACGCGCCCGCG